One genomic segment of Alistipes sp. ZOR0009 includes these proteins:
- a CDS encoding 4Fe-4S dicluster domain-containing protein has product MSKFGFAIKKDSILELDKANLSLSTFLKEQYPAYKTCINCGICSAVCTAAQLTAFNIRSIKLKIDRGDIANLAPELALCMLCGKCEMACPRGISNRRITLLINQYLKDNNG; this is encoded by the coding sequence ATGAGTAAGTTTGGCTTTGCAATAAAAAAGGATAGCATCTTAGAGCTGGACAAGGCGAACCTTTCGCTGAGTACCTTTCTAAAAGAGCAGTATCCTGCCTACAAAACCTGCATCAACTGCGGCATATGCTCGGCCGTATGCACGGCAGCTCAGCTTACGGCATTCAACATCCGAAGCATCAAGCTAAAAATAGACAGAGGTGATATTGCCAACCTGGCCCCAGAGCTTGCCCTGTGTATGCTTTGCGGCAAATGCGAAATGGCCTGCCCGCGAGGAATCAGCAATCGTCGAATCACCCTTTTAATTAACCAATACCTAAAGGATAATAATGGATAG
- a CDS encoding FAD-dependent oxidoreductase → MIYEQEKKIAIVGGGVAGMQAANVLGRLGYQVTLFEKAEQLGGNVRNWSNLFPHHESANDVVSRLQAMLITHANIKVLTSTPIDNVDVDGHKVVLTLPDRQEDFDAAILASGFEPFDATKKEEYGYGVFDHVVTSVDFEFAEKNGTIDKLVPTKKSKIGFVHCVGSRDEKVCNEYCSKACCITAVKQAIEVKKMNPEAEVYCFYMDLRLFDRHFEAMYKEAQEKWGIQFIRGRLSEVNEDRHSKLVVRVEDTLSRRPMKLSLDLLVLMVGMVPSVGTEHFAETLNLKSFDDKFIQEDGHVLTAQNMDVRKGIFVAGTAKGPSTVKETIADAKSVAINVHFYIKHMLQ, encoded by the coding sequence ATGATTTACGAGCAAGAAAAGAAAATAGCAATTGTAGGTGGAGGTGTTGCAGGAATGCAAGCAGCTAACGTGCTTGGACGACTGGGGTACCAGGTTACCCTGTTTGAAAAAGCAGAGCAGCTAGGCGGAAACGTTCGCAACTGGAGTAACCTCTTTCCCCACCACGAAAGTGCCAACGATGTTGTATCGAGGCTGCAAGCTATGCTTATAACCCACGCCAACATCAAGGTTCTAACCTCCACGCCCATCGATAACGTCGATGTGGATGGCCACAAGGTGGTGCTAACGCTCCCCGACAGGCAGGAGGATTTTGATGCCGCCATCCTCGCATCTGGCTTCGAACCTTTCGATGCCACCAAAAAGGAGGAGTATGGCTACGGGGTATTCGACCACGTAGTTACTTCGGTAGACTTTGAGTTTGCTGAAAAAAATGGCACCATAGACAAGCTAGTCCCTACCAAGAAGTCCAAAATAGGGTTTGTACATTGCGTAGGGTCGCGCGACGAGAAGGTATGCAACGAGTACTGCTCTAAGGCATGCTGCATCACCGCCGTTAAGCAGGCCATAGAGGTGAAGAAGATGAACCCAGAAGCCGAGGTTTACTGCTTCTACATGGATCTTCGTCTATTTGACCGACACTTCGAGGCCATGTACAAGGAAGCTCAAGAAAAGTGGGGCATACAGTTTATCAGGGGTCGCCTTTCGGAGGTTAACGAAGATAGGCACAGCAAGCTCGTTGTTCGCGTAGAGGATACCCTATCGCGCCGCCCCATGAAGCTCTCGCTAGACCTGCTGGTGCTTATGGTTGGCATGGTGCCATCGGTAGGAACCGAGCATTTTGCCGAAACGCTAAACCTGAAATCATTCGACGATAAGTTTATACAGGAGGATGGGCACGTGCTTACCGCCCAAAACATGGATGTACGCAAGGGTATTTTTGTTGCAGGTACGGCCAAAGGCCCTTCTACCGTTAAGGAAACCATTGCCGACGCCAAATCGGTAGCCATCAACGTACATTTTTACATAAAACATATGCTTCAGTAG